The genomic stretch TCCTTCCACATCGCCTCCGGCCTCGCCGTGCCGCTGGGGCGCAGCCCGCATCTCGCCGGCGTGCTGGCCCTGGGCAGCACCCGGCTGCGACCGTTCTCCGAGGACGTTCGCCGCCTCGCCGCGGCCGCCGGCGCGCACCTCGGCGGCGTCATCGAGCAGGCCCGCACCAGCCAGGCACGCGCGGCCTCGCTGACCACCACCCGCGTGGTCCGCCACAGGCTGGTCGACCGAGGGGCTCGCCCGCGCCGCCGCCTGCTGCCCGCCCGCTGACGCGGCGGCCCGCCCCGGGAGAATCCCCCGCGTGCCCGTGCCGCCGTCCGTCGCCGCCCTCGAACGGCTGGCCGCCCGCAGCTGGCGAGGGCTGGAGGAGGCGCCCTACGGCGACTGGCTGCTGCGCGCCGGCGGCGGGTTCACCGGCCGGGCCAACTCGGTGCTGGTGCTCGGCGACCCGCCCGCCGACCTGCCCGACGCCGTTGACGCCGTGACCCACTGGTACACCCGGCGCGGGCTGCAGCCCCGTGCGCAGGTTCCGGGGCCGGGCAACGAGGAGGCCGACGCCGCCTTCGACGCCGCCGGCTGGGCCCACCACGACGAGGTCCTCGTGCTGACCGCGCCGCTCACCGGCTGGGCGGAGACCGCCGTGCAGGTGTCCCTGGCCCCGACCCCGGACGACGCCTGGCTGGCCGGGTACCGCTACCGCGGCACGCCGCTGCCCCCGGTCGCCGCCGCGGTGCTGGCCAACGCCGACGAGCCGGTGTTCGCCGCCGTCCGCTGCGATCCCGAGCCGGCGCCGCTGGCCGCCGTCGCGCGGGGCGTGCTCGTGGACGGCTGGCTGTGCGTCACCGCCGTGACCGTCGACGAGCGGCACCGACGGCGCGGACTCGCGACCGCCGTCATGGCTGCGCTGGGCGCCTGGGCGCGCGACCGCGACGGGCACTCCTGCCTCCTGCAGGTCGCGCAGGAGAACACCCCGGCCCTGGCGCTCTACGCACGGCTGGGGTTCACCGAGCACCACCGCTACCACTACCGGCTGGGTCCGCAGGCCTGACCCGGGGTCGGGCCGCGCTGCCCAGGATGCGGCCCACCGAGACGGCCGCGGCGAGCACCCCGGTCATCAGGAAGACCAGGCTCAGCGTCCCGAGCGCGCCGGTGCCGAGGAGCACGACATCCCCCTCGGGGCGGCGGGACATGGAACTGACCGCGACGACCAGCCAGACGACCACGGGGAGCACGGCGACCAGTCGCGAGCCCGACAGCCGGTGCAGCAGGGCCGGCAGCAGCAGGTTGCCCACGACGGCGGCCAGGACGGACACGGGCACGAGCACGCCGCCGATGCGGAGGGGGAGCCAGAAGACCTGCACCAGGACCAGCCACCCGCCGACCACGACGGCGACGACCGCCCAGCCGAGCCGGTCCAGCAGCTGCAGCGGAGTCATCCGCCCAGACCCGCGAACAGGTCGTCCTCCCACCCCTGCGGACCGTTCCCGGCCGGGCCGCGCTCGCCGCGGACCAGGCGGTAGTACTCCGTGCCCAGCACCTCCATGCCCAGGTTGTTCGACAGCGCGAAGAACGGGCCGTCGACCTGGATCTGCGTGGGATGCGCGCGCATCGCGGCGTCCTTGCGGTCGACGAACGCGCGGCCGTCGACGGCGGCCGTCACCTGGTCGTCGGGCACCCCGAACGGGATCTCGTCCGCGCTGACCGCCCCCTCGAAGAACGAGTCCGCGCCGACGGCCGCCAGCGCGTCGATGCCCTGCTGGAGCACCGACCTGGGCACGCAGCACCAGTACACCTTGGCCACCGACCAGGCCTGCCCCAGGTCTGGCCGGTACGCAGGGTCCGCCGCCGCCTCGACGGCACGCATCGCGACGCGGTGGGCCTGGATGTGGTCGGGGTGGCCGTAGCCACCGTTCTCGTCGTAGGTGACCACCACCTGCGGGCGCACCTCGCGGACGACGTCGACCGCGTGGGCCACCGCCTCGTCGAGGTCGGCGTTCCAGAAGGCCCGAGGGTGCTCGTTGGCGGGGGTGCCCATCATCCCGGAGTCCCGGAAGCGCCCCGGCCCCCCGAGGAACCGGACGTCGCGGACCCCCAGCGCCTCCATCGCCGACCGCAGCTCCCAGATGCGGTAACCGCCGAGCTGGTCGGCCTGATCGGCAGCCAGCTGGGCGAGCTCGGGGACCAGCACCTCCCCCTCCTCGCCGAGGGTGCAGGTGAGCAGGGTGACGCCGACGCCCTCGGCGACGTACTTGGCCATGGTGGCGCCGTTGTTGATGGTCTCGTCGTCCGGGTGCGCGTGGACGAGGAGGAGGCGTCGGTCGGAGGAGGTCACGGGAGCGATCTTCCCTGGTCGCCCCGGCTGAGGCCCGAAGGGTCCCGCGCCGGACGGCTCCCGGCAGCGTGCGGTCCGGTGCACCGCCACATGCACAGAAGCGGGGGCCGACCCTTCCGGGCCGACCCCCGCTCCGGGGTGGTGCTCAGATCACTCGGTGAAGCCGATGTCCTGGTACCGGGCCGAGGCGAACCCGAAGGCTCCGAAGTTCGCCAGGTTGTCGACCGTGGCCCAGATGTCGGGCCGCTGGTAGAGGGTCAGCGAGTGGACGATGTCCCAGATCTGGGCGTCGATCTCGTTGGCCATCTCACGGGCCCGCTCGGGGTCGAGCTCCGACTTGACCTCGTTGAACCCGGCGTCGATCTCCGGCGTCCCGACCCGGGCGAAGTTCTGCTGGATGTTGTCGCCCTGCGGCATCGCGTAGATCGAGGACGACGAGCTGATCGGGAACGGCGTGCCGATCCAGGAGAAGACCGTCATGTCGTAGTCGCCGATGAGGATGTAGTTCTCGAAGAACTGGCCCACGTCGACCGTCTCGATCTGGACGTCGGCACCGACCTCGGCCAGCATGCTCTGGACCAGCTGCGCCTCCTGGGCGCTCGTGGCCACACCGGACGGGATCACGAACCGCACGGACAGCTCCTGGCCGTCCTTGGTCCGCGTGCCCTCGTCGCCCTCGCGGGTCCAGCCGGCCTCTTCGAGCTCGGCGTTGGCCGCCTCGACGTCGGGCTCCGAGAGCTCGCCGGCGTTGTCCTGGTAGCCCTCCTGGTTCCGCATGAAGATGTGGTTGTCGAGCTTGGTGGCGTCGCCACCCAGCGGGCCGATCATGGCGTCGGTGATGGTCTGCCGGTCGATGGCCTTGGCCAGCGCCTTGCGGACCGCGACGTCGGAGAGCACCGGCGAAGTGCCGTTGATGGTGATGTGCCGGAAGTTCGGCCCACCCGCACGACGGATCTCGATGCCGTCGGTGCCCTCGGCGCGCTGCAGCTTGTTGACGTCGGCAGCGATCTCGATGAAGTCGACCTCACCGTTGACCAGCGAGTCGATCTGGGCGTCGAGGTCGATGACCCGGTAGATGATCCGGTCCAGGATCGCCGGGTCGCCCCACCAGTCCGGGTTGCGCTCGAGCGTGATCGTCTGCGCGGTCGCGTCGATGCTCGCCAGCTGGAACGGACCCGCGGTCACCTGCGGCTGCTCGACCCAGCCGGTGTTGAACACCTCGGGGTCGCTGTTGGTCGACGCCGGGTACAGCGGGCTGTACAGGCTCTGCCAGTCGGCGAAGGGGGTCGCGAAGGTGACGACGGCCTGCTTCTCGCTGTCGCCCTCCTCCACCGACTCGATCTGGTCGTACCCGGTCGTCGACGAGATGTTGTACGCCGGGTTGGTGCCGTTGAGCGCCTGCCACTGGGCGATGAGGTCCTGCGCGGTGATCGGCGTCCCGTCCGACCAGGTCGCGTCCTCGTTGATGTCGTAGGTGACCGTCTGCGGGTCCTCGGAGGTCAGCTCGATGTTGGTGAAGTAGTCCTCGTTGACCACCGGGTTGGCGTCGGCCTCGAAGTGGAAGGCCGAGGGCATGAGCGCCTCGATGACGTCGGCGTTGTCCTGGAGGGTGCCGTCGAACTGGTGATAGTTGAAGTTCGGCGGGATCTCACCCAGCGGCCAGCGCAGGTCACCACCCTCGGCGAGCTCATCGCGGTCGACCGCGTTGATCTGGTTCTCGGAGGCGGAGGCGGCTTCGCCGCTCCCGCCGCCGTTGCCACCGGAGTCGGAGTCCCCGCCGCCACAGCCGGCCAGCACGAGGGCGGCGGCAGTGGCAGCGGCGACTGCACTGAGTGGACGAAGTCTCAAGAGGTGCTCCATGGTCGGTGCCGGCGTCCCAGCCGGGCTGGAACGGACGGCCGATTCTCGGACGTCCGGAGGGTAAGCACGTGTCCGCGTCGAACGGATCACGTCGCCATAACGATCACCGCTGGATCCGACGGGGCAGCGCTCCCTTTATCGGCGTCAGACGCTGGGAACTTGACCACCCGCGACCTGACCGCTCAGGTGGGGACGACGTGCCGCTCGCGCGCCCAGTGGCACGCCGCCTCCTGCTCTCCGCCGGCTTCGTGGCGCTCCAGGGGCGGGTCCACCTCGATGCACAGCCGCTGCTGCTCCTCGGGCAGCTCGGCGAACAGTGGACAGCGCAGGCGGAACCGGCACCCGGACGGCAGGTTCGCGGGGTCGGGCAGGTCGCCGCGCACCAGGATGCGCGACCGCTTCCGCTCGGCCACGGGATCGGGGATCGGCACGGCCGACAGCAGCGCCTGCGTGTAGGGATGCGTGGGTCGCTCGAAGACGTCGGCCCCGCTCCCCACCTCGACCAGCCGACCCAGGTACATCACCGCCACGCGGTCGGCGATGTGCCGCACCACCGAGAGGTCGTGCGCCACGAAGAGGTAGGACAGGCCGAGGCGGACCTTGAGGTCCTCGAGCAGGTTGAGCACGCCGGCCTGGATGGAGACGTCGAGGGCGGAGACCGGCTCGTCGAGCACCAGCAGCTTCGGCTCGAGCGCCAGCGCCCGGGCGATGCCGATGCGCTGCCGCTGACCGCCCGAGAAGTCGGCCGGGTACCGGTTGGCGTGCTCGGGGCTGAGCCCCACCAGGGACAGCAGCTCCCGCACGCGCTCCTGGCGCCGCTCGGCCGGGACGCGGAAGGCGCGCATCGGCTCCTCGATGATGTCGCCGACCGGCAGCCGCGGGTCCAGGGACGCCAGCGGGTCCTGGAAGACGACCTGCACGTCGCGTCGCAGCTGCTTGCGGCCGCTGCGGTCCAGCCCTCCGACGTCGGTGCCGAGCAGCGTCACGGTGCCCTGCTCCGGGCGCGTCATCTCGAGGATCTGCATGATCGTGGTCGTCTTGCCGCAGCCGGACTCGCCGACGAGCCCGAGCGCCTCGCCCTCGCGGATGTCGAAGCTGATCCCGTCGACGGCCGTGATGGTGCCGATCTTGCGGCGCAGCACGACACCCTTCGTGATCGGGTAGCGCTTGGCGAGGTCGCGCACCTCCAGGACCGCGGCCCGCTGGTCGCGGGGGAGCTCCTCGCGCGCCGTCGCGATGGCGGGGGCGGGAAGACCGGCACGCCGTCGATGAGGCCGTGCTCGATCTCCTCGCTGCGGTGGCACGCGGCACGGCGCGCCCCGTCGGCGGTCGGCTCCAGTGCCGGTTCGACGTCGTGGCAGATGGAGATGCTGACCGGGCAGCGGGGCACGAACGGGCACCCCCGGGCAGGCGGGCCACGTTCGGCGGTGACCCCTCGATCGGGGTCAGGGGTTCGCCCGGCCGGTCGAGTCGCGGCACCGAGCCGAGCAGCCCGATCGTGTACGGCATCCGCGGATCGGCGTAGACCGGCACGACGGCGCCGCTCTCCACCGCCTTTCCGGCGTACATGACCACGATCCGGTCGGCCATGCCCGCCACGACCCCGAGGTCGTGGGTGATCATGATGGTCCCGGCGTTGGTGATCTCCCGCGCCTTGTCCAGCAGCTCGAGCACCTGCGCCTGGATGGTCACGTCCAGTGCCGTCGTCGGCTCGTCGGCGATGAGGACGTCGGGGTCGTTGGCGATCGCCATCGCGATCATCACGCGCTGCCGCATGCCGCCGGAGAACTCGTGGGGGTAGGCCTTGGCCCGCTCGCGGGCGTTCGGGATGCCCACCGCGTCGAGCAGCTCCACCGCGCGGGCGAAGCCGTCGTCCTTCGACACCCCGCGGTGGACCTGCACGGTCTCGGCGATCTGGTCGCCGATCGAGTAGACCGGCGTCAGCGCCGACAGCGGGTCCTGGAAGACCATCGCGATCTTGTTGCCGCGGATCCTGGCCAGCTGCCGGTCGGGCAGCCCGACCAGCTCCTGGCCGTGCAGCCGGACGCTGCCGGCCACCGTCGCCGACTCCGGCAGCAGGCCCATGACGGCCAGCGAGGACACCGACTTGCCGGACCCGGACTCGCCGACGATGCCGAGGACCTCGCCCGGTGCCAACGTGTAGCTCAGCCCGCGGACCGCCGGGACGACGGCGTCGTCGCCGGGGAACTCGACGGTCAGGTCCCTCACCTCGAGCAGGGGGCGGCCGGGTCCGGCGTCCCCGCGAGCTGCTCCTCCCTGAGGGTCACTTGGTGGCTCCCGCGCGCTTGGAGGCCGGGTCGAGGGCGTCGCGCAGACCGTCACCGAAGACGCTCACCGCGAGCGTGGTGAGCACCAGCAGGCCACCGGCGAACATGAACAGCCAGGGGAAGGTGAACGCCGACCGGGTGCCGTCGGCGATCAGCGTGCCCAGCGAGACGTCCGGCGGCTTGACGCCGAACCCGAAGTAGGACAGGCCCGATTCGGCGATGATCGCCGTGGCCACCGCGATGGTGGCGTCGATGATCAGCAGCGAGCTCATGTTCGGGATCAGGTGCCGGAAGATGATCCCCGCCGAGGACACCCCCGAGTAGCGCGCGGCCTGGA from Blastococcus sp. PRF04-17 encodes the following:
- a CDS encoding GNAT family N-acetyltransferase; its protein translation is MPVPPSVAALERLAARSWRGLEEAPYGDWLLRAGGGFTGRANSVLVLGDPPADLPDAVDAVTHWYTRRGLQPRAQVPGPGNEEADAAFDAAGWAHHDEVLVLTAPLTGWAETAVQVSLAPTPDDAWLAGYRYRGTPLPPVAAAVLANADEPVFAAVRCDPEPAPLAAVARGVLVDGWLCVTAVTVDERHRRRGLATAVMAALGAWARDRDGHSCLLQVAQENTPALALYARLGFTEHHRYHYRLGPQA
- a CDS encoding ABC transporter family substrate-binding protein, yielding MRLRPLSAVAAATAAALVLAGCGGGDSDSGGNGGGSGEAASASENQINAVDRDELAEGGDLRWPLGEIPPNFNYHQFDGTLQDNADVIEALMPSAFHFEADANPVVNEDYFTNIELTSEDPQTVTYDINEDATWSDGTPITAQDLIAQWQALNGTNPAYNISSTTGYDQIESVEEGDSEKQAVVTFATPFADWQSLYSPLYPASTNSDPEVFNTGWVEQPQVTAGPFQLASIDATAQTITLERNPDWWGDPAILDRIIYRVIDLDAQIDSLVNGEVDFIEIAADVNKLQRAEGTDGIEIRRAGGPNFRHITINGTSPVLSDVAVRKALAKAIDRQTITDAMIGPLGGDATKLDNHIFMRNQEGYQDNAGELSEPDVEAANAELEEAGWTREGDEGTRTKDGQELSVRFVIPSGVATSAQEAQLVQSMLAEVGADVQIETVDVGQFFENYILIGDYDMTVFSWIGTPFPISSSSSIYAMPQGDNIQQNFARVGTPEIDAGFNEVKSELDPERAREMANEIDAQIWDIVHSLTLYQRPDIWATVDNLANFGAFGFASARYQDIGFTE
- a CDS encoding ABC transporter ATP-binding protein; its protein translation is MRDLAKRYPITKGVVLRRKIGTITAVDGISFDIREGEALGLVGESGCGKTTTIMQILEMTRPEQGTVTLLGTDVGGLDRSGRKQLRRDVQVVFQDPLASLDPRLPVGDIIEEPMRAFRVPAERRQERVRELLSLVGLSPEHANRYPADFSGGQRQRIGIARALALEPKLLVLDEPVSALDVSIQAGVLNLLEDLKVRLGLSYLFVAHDLSVVRHIADRVAVMYLGRLVEVGSGADVFERPTHPYTQALLSAVPIPDPVAERKRSRILVRGDLPDPANLPSGCRFRLRCPLFAELPEEQQRLCIEVDPPLERHEAGGEQEAACHWARERHVVPT
- the mshB gene encoding N-acetyl-1-D-myo-inositol-2-amino-2-deoxy-alpha-D-glucopyranoside deacetylase — protein: MTSSDRRLLLVHAHPDDETINNGATMAKYVAEGVGVTLLTCTLGEEGEVLVPELAQLAADQADQLGGYRIWELRSAMEALGVRDVRFLGGPGRFRDSGMMGTPANEHPRAFWNADLDEAVAHAVDVVREVRPQVVVTYDENGGYGHPDHIQAHRVAMRAVEAAADPAYRPDLGQAWSVAKVYWCCVPRSVLQQGIDALAAVGADSFFEGAVSADEIPFGVPDDQVTAAVDGRAFVDRKDAAMRAHPTQIQVDGPFFALSNNLGMEVLGTEYYRLVRGERGPAGNGPQGWEDDLFAGLGG